One stretch of Fictibacillus sp. b24 DNA includes these proteins:
- a CDS encoding glycine--tRNA ligase, translated as MSKNMETITNHAKHRGFVFPGSEIYGGLANTWDYGPLGVELKNNVKKAWWKKFVQESPYNVGLDAAILMNPRTWEASGHIGNFNDPMMDCKNCKARHRADKLIEDAADQAGKEIIVDGLPFEKMEELVKEYNIACPECGSHDFTSIRQFNLMFKTHQGVTESSSNEIYMRPETAQGIFVNFKNVQRTMRKKLPFGIAQIGKSFRNEITPGNFTFRTREFEQMELEFFCKPGSEIEWFNYWKDTAENWLKSLGMTSENLRLRDHNEDELSHYSNATTDFEYKFPFGWGELWGVASRTDFDLKRHMEFSGEDFNYIDQETNERYIPYCIEPSLGADRVTLAFLIDAYEDEQLEDGTSRTVMHLHPALAPYKAAILPLSKKLSEEATEVFSSLAKDFNVDYDETGSIGKRYRRQDEVGTPFCITYDFDSKEDGMVTVRDRDTMEQTRVKIADLKSFIEEKVQF; from the coding sequence ATGTCAAAAAACATGGAAACCATCACAAATCATGCGAAACATCGCGGCTTTGTCTTTCCAGGATCTGAAATATACGGAGGTCTTGCAAACACGTGGGATTACGGTCCGCTTGGTGTTGAGCTGAAGAACAACGTAAAAAAAGCTTGGTGGAAAAAATTCGTTCAAGAATCACCTTACAACGTAGGTCTTGATGCAGCGATCCTCATGAACCCTCGTACGTGGGAAGCATCTGGACACATCGGCAACTTCAACGATCCGATGATGGATTGTAAGAACTGTAAAGCGCGTCACCGTGCTGATAAATTAATTGAAGACGCAGCTGATCAAGCAGGAAAAGAGATTATCGTTGACGGTCTTCCTTTTGAAAAGATGGAAGAACTCGTAAAAGAGTACAACATCGCTTGCCCTGAGTGTGGAAGCCATGACTTCACAAGCATCCGTCAGTTCAACTTGATGTTCAAAACGCACCAAGGTGTAACTGAATCCAGCTCAAACGAGATCTACATGCGTCCCGAAACGGCTCAAGGTATTTTCGTTAACTTCAAAAATGTTCAGCGTACAATGCGTAAAAAGCTGCCGTTCGGTATCGCACAGATCGGGAAGAGCTTCCGTAACGAGATCACGCCTGGTAACTTCACGTTCCGTACACGTGAGTTCGAACAGATGGAGCTCGAGTTCTTCTGTAAGCCAGGTAGCGAGATCGAGTGGTTTAACTATTGGAAAGATACAGCTGAAAACTGGCTGAAGTCACTAGGTATGACATCAGAAAATCTTCGTCTGCGCGACCATAACGAAGATGAGCTTTCTCACTACTCAAATGCAACGACTGACTTTGAGTACAAATTCCCTTTCGGCTGGGGCGAGCTTTGGGGTGTTGCATCCCGTACAGACTTCGATCTGAAGCGTCACATGGAATTCTCAGGTGAAGACTTTAACTACATCGACCAAGAAACAAACGAGCGCTACATTCCGTATTGCATCGAGCCTTCTCTAGGTGCTGACCGTGTAACACTTGCGTTCTTGATCGATGCTTATGAAGATGAGCAGTTGGAAGATGGTACATCAAGAACAGTTATGCACTTGCATCCGGCACTTGCGCCTTATAAAGCAGCGATTTTGCCGTTATCTAAGAAGCTTTCTGAAGAAGCAACAGAAGTGTTTAGTTCACTTGCTAAAGACTTCAATGTAGATTACGACGAAACGGGATCAATCGGTAAACGTTACCGCCGTCAAGATGAAGTAGGTACACCGTTCTGTATCACATACGATTTTGACTCTAAAGAAGATGGCATGGTTACAGTACGTGACCGTGACACGATGGAACAAACGCGAGTGAAGATTGCAGATTTGAAGAGCTTTATTGAGGAGAAAGTTCAGTTTTAA
- a CDS encoding 8-oxo-dGTP diphosphatase has product MLNQLKTIDNRLYTMCMVQHEDKVLLIKRPDSRGFPGFLAPGGKVDFPESLVECAIREVKEETGLTVSNLIYKGIDEYVNPQENVRYMVFNYWTDTFEGELLLDPPEGELVWVSLNEALNLPMQDWFKERFPLFFEEGTFEIQRVWDAKREQQEVVKIRNT; this is encoded by the coding sequence ATGTTAAATCAACTAAAGACAATCGATAATCGCCTTTATACGATGTGCATGGTTCAACACGAAGATAAAGTGCTACTGATAAAGCGGCCTGACAGCCGTGGTTTCCCTGGCTTTTTGGCACCTGGCGGTAAGGTCGATTTCCCTGAAAGCTTAGTAGAGTGCGCTATTAGAGAAGTAAAGGAAGAAACGGGATTAACCGTTTCTAACCTTATATATAAAGGGATCGATGAGTATGTAAATCCACAAGAGAATGTTAGGTACATGGTGTTTAACTATTGGACAGATACGTTTGAAGGTGAGCTTTTGTTGGATCCACCAGAAGGAGAACTGGTTTGGGTTTCGCTGAATGAAGCACTGAATCTCCCAATGCAGGATTGGTTTAAAGAAAGATTTCCGTTGTTCTTTGAAGAAGGTACATTTGAGATTCAACGAGTGTGGGATGCGAAAAGAGAACAACAAGAAGTAGTAAAGATCAGGAACACTTAA
- a CDS encoding M24 family metallopeptidase, with amino-acid sequence MNEGRIQKVQNWLKQEGHTFAFIHTTANVFYLSGLYTDPHERVLGVVVLAHGEPFMVCPGMERSQAKGAGWTYEIVGYSDSEDPWAKVQEALASRGVTSASSVAVEKETLPYARGEKLLGMFESASLVGAEELLNELRLIKEESELKTLREAARLADYGVEVGVAALREGVTEMEVLAKIEYELKQKGISAMSFSTMVLFGEKAGQPHGKPGLRKLQHGDFVLFDLGVVLDGYCSDITRTVAFGDLDEKRHEIYDTVLQAQLKALEASKPGTRIGDLDVIARNHITEAGYGDHFPHRIGHGLGIDVHEFPSMSDNNDGVLREGMTYTIEPGIYIDDVGGVRIEDDVYVTADGHETLTKYPKELQIIK; translated from the coding sequence ATGAACGAAGGACGTATTCAAAAGGTACAAAACTGGTTAAAGCAAGAGGGGCATACTTTCGCGTTCATTCACACGACAGCAAACGTGTTCTACTTATCAGGACTTTACACAGATCCGCATGAGCGCGTGTTAGGTGTTGTGGTGTTAGCACATGGCGAGCCATTCATGGTTTGTCCAGGAATGGAGCGTTCACAAGCGAAAGGCGCTGGCTGGACGTATGAGATCGTTGGGTACAGTGATTCTGAAGACCCTTGGGCGAAGGTTCAAGAAGCTTTGGCGAGCCGTGGTGTTACCTCTGCTTCTTCAGTAGCTGTTGAAAAAGAAACACTTCCTTATGCTCGTGGTGAGAAGCTTCTTGGCATGTTTGAGAGTGCGAGCTTGGTCGGTGCAGAAGAATTGTTGAACGAGCTTCGTCTCATAAAAGAAGAGAGCGAGTTAAAGACGTTGCGTGAAGCAGCGAGACTTGCAGACTATGGGGTTGAAGTAGGAGTTGCAGCACTTCGTGAGGGTGTAACTGAGATGGAAGTACTCGCGAAGATCGAATACGAACTGAAGCAAAAAGGCATCAGCGCGATGTCGTTTTCTACGATGGTGTTATTCGGTGAAAAAGCTGGACAGCCTCATGGTAAGCCTGGATTAAGAAAGCTTCAGCATGGCGACTTCGTATTGTTTGATCTAGGTGTTGTCCTTGATGGCTATTGCTCAGACATCACGCGTACTGTAGCGTTTGGCGATCTGGATGAAAAGCGCCATGAGATATACGATACTGTGCTGCAGGCTCAGTTGAAAGCTTTAGAAGCATCTAAGCCGGGAACGCGCATTGGTGACCTTGATGTGATCGCGCGCAACCACATTACGGAAGCGGGTTACGGAGATCACTTCCCGCATCGTATCGGACACGGTCTTGGAATCGATGTTCACGAGTTCCCGTCCATGAGCGATAACAATGACGGCGTGTTGCGTGAAGGAATGACGTATACGATCGAACCAGGCATCTATATTGATGATGTTGGCGGCGTACGTATTGAAGACGACGTATATGTAACTGCAGATGGACATGAAACATTGACGAAATACCCGAAAGAGCTGCAGATTATTAAATAA